From Carassius auratus strain Wakin chromosome 22, ASM336829v1, whole genome shotgun sequence, a single genomic window includes:
- the LOC113040162 gene encoding tropomyosin alpha-4 chain-like isoform X4 → MTGVTSLDSVKRKIQTLQQQADDAEDRALVLQRELDNERELREKAEGDVAGLNRRIQLVEEELDRAQERLATALQKLEEAEKAADESERGMKVIENRAMKDEEKMEIQEMQLKEAKHIAEEADRKYEEVARKLVILEGELERAEERAEVAECKTSDLEEELKNVTNNFKSLEAQAEKYSEKEDKYEEEIKVLSDKLKEAETRAEFAERTVTKLEKSIDDLEDELYSQKLKYKAISEELDHALNDMTSL, encoded by the exons ATGACAGGTGTGACTTCTTTGGACTCAGTGAAGAGAAAGATCCAGACTTTGCAGCAGCAGGCGGATGACGCAGAAGATCGAGCTTTGGTTCTACAGCGCGAGCTGGACAATGAGCGCGAGCTCCGGGAGAAA GCTGAGGGTGATGTGGCGGGTCTGAACCGCAGGATTCAGCTGGTGGAGGAGGAACTGGATCGGGCTCAGGAGAGGCTGGCAACTGCACTGCAGAAACTGGAAGAGGCGGAGAAAGCAGCAGACGAGAGCGAGAG AGGCATGAAGGTCATCGAGAACCGTGCCATGAAGGACGAGGAGAAGATGGAGATCCAGGAGATGCAGCTGAAGGAGGCCAAACACATCGCCGAGGAGGCCGACCGCAAATACGAAGAG GTGGCCCGTAAACTGGTGATCCTCGAGGGGGAGCTGGAGCGAGCCGAGGAGAGAGCTGAAGTCGCCGAATG CAAAACTAGTGATTTAGAGGAGGAATTGAAAAACGTTACCAACAACTTTAAATCCCTAGAGGCTCAGGCAGAGAAA TACTCGGAAAAAGAAGACAAGTATGAAGAGGAAATTAAAGTTCTTAGTGACAAGCTGAAGGAG GCCGAGACCCGTGCAGAGTTTGCTGAGAGGACAGTGACCAAACTGGAAAAATCCATCGATGACCTGGAAG ATGAACTCTATTCTCAGAAGCTGAAGTATAAGGCCATCTCCGAGGAGCTGGACCATGCTCTCAATGACATGACCTCCCTCTAG
- the LOC113040162 gene encoding tropomyosin alpha-1 chain-like isoform X2 → MEAIKKKMQMLKLDKENAIDRAEQAETEQKAAEDKCKQLEDELVGLQKKLKQTEDELDKYSEALKDAQEKLELSEKKAADAEGDVAGLNRRIQLVEEELDRAQERLATALQKLEEAEKAADESERGMKVIENRAMKDEEKMEIQEMQLKEAKHIAEEADRKYEEVARKLVILEGELERAEERAEVAECKTSDLEEELKNVTNNFKSLEAQAEKYSEKEDKYEEEIKVLSDKLKEAETRAEFAERTVTKLEKSIDDLEDELYSQKLKYKAISEELDHALNDMTSL, encoded by the exons ATGGAGGCCATCAAGAAGAAGATGCAGATGCTCAAACTGGACAAGGAAAACGCCATCGACCGGGCAGAGCAGGCAGAGACAGAACAGAAAGCTGCTGAGGACAAATGCAAGCAG CTGGAGGATGAGCTGGTCGGCCTGCAGAAGAAGCTCAAACAGACTGAAGATGAACTGGACAAGTACTCAGAGGCCCTGAAAGACGCCCAAGAGAAACTGGAACTGTCTGAAAAAAAAGCTGCTGAC GCTGAGGGTGATGTGGCGGGTCTGAACCGCAGGATTCAGCTGGTGGAGGAGGAACTGGATCGGGCTCAGGAGAGGCTGGCAACTGCACTGCAGAAACTGGAAGAGGCGGAGAAAGCAGCAGACGAGAGCGAGAG AGGCATGAAGGTCATCGAGAACCGTGCCATGAAGGACGAGGAGAAGATGGAGATCCAGGAGATGCAGCTGAAGGAGGCCAAACACATCGCCGAGGAGGCCGACCGCAAATACGAAGAG GTGGCCCGTAAACTGGTGATCCTCGAGGGGGAGCTGGAGCGAGCCGAGGAGAGAGCTGAAGTCGCCGAATG CAAAACTAGTGATTTAGAGGAGGAATTGAAAAACGTTACCAACAACTTTAAATCCCTAGAGGCTCAGGCAGAGAAA TACTCGGAAAAAGAAGACAAGTATGAAGAGGAAATTAAAGTTCTTAGTGACAAGCTGAAGGAG GCCGAGACCCGTGCAGAGTTTGCTGAGAGGACAGTGACCAAACTGGAAAAATCCATCGATGACCTGGAAG ATGAACTCTATTCTCAGAAGCTGAAGTATAAGGCCATCTCCGAGGAGCTGGACCATGCTCTCAATGACATGACCTCCCTCTAG
- the LOC113040162 gene encoding tropomyosin alpha-1 chain-like isoform X1, whose amino-acid sequence MEAIKKKMQMLKLDKENAIDRAEQAETEQKAAEDKCKQLEDELVGLQKKLKQTEDELDKYSEALKDAQEKLELSEKKAADAEGDVAGLNRRIQLVEEELDRAQERLATALQKLEEAEKAADESERGMKVIENRAMKDEEKMEIQEMQLKEAKHIAEEADRKYEEVARKLVILEGELERAEERAEVAECKTSDLEEELKNVTNNFKSLEAQAEKYSEKEDKYEEEIKVLSDKLKEAETRAEFAERTVTKLEKSIDDLEEKLSSAKEENLGMHQVLDQTLQELNSL is encoded by the exons ATGGAGGCCATCAAGAAGAAGATGCAGATGCTCAAACTGGACAAGGAAAACGCCATCGACCGGGCAGAGCAGGCAGAGACAGAACAGAAAGCTGCTGAGGACAAATGCAAGCAG CTGGAGGATGAGCTGGTCGGCCTGCAGAAGAAGCTCAAACAGACTGAAGATGAACTGGACAAGTACTCAGAGGCCCTGAAAGACGCCCAAGAGAAACTGGAACTGTCTGAAAAAAAAGCTGCTGAC GCTGAGGGTGATGTGGCGGGTCTGAACCGCAGGATTCAGCTGGTGGAGGAGGAACTGGATCGGGCTCAGGAGAGGCTGGCAACTGCACTGCAGAAACTGGAAGAGGCGGAGAAAGCAGCAGACGAGAGCGAGAG AGGCATGAAGGTCATCGAGAACCGTGCCATGAAGGACGAGGAGAAGATGGAGATCCAGGAGATGCAGCTGAAGGAGGCCAAACACATCGCCGAGGAGGCCGACCGCAAATACGAAGAG GTGGCCCGTAAACTGGTGATCCTCGAGGGGGAGCTGGAGCGAGCCGAGGAGAGAGCTGAAGTCGCCGAATG CAAAACTAGTGATTTAGAGGAGGAATTGAAAAACGTTACCAACAACTTTAAATCCCTAGAGGCTCAGGCAGAGAAA TACTCGGAAAAAGAAGACAAGTATGAAGAGGAAATTAAAGTTCTTAGTGACAAGCTGAAGGAG GCCGAGACCCGTGCAGAGTTTGCTGAGAGGACAGTGACCAAACTGGAAAAATCCATCGATGACCTGGAAG AAAAATTATCTTCTGCAAAGGAAGAAAACCTCGGAATGCATCAAGTGCTGGATCAGACACTTCAGGAGCTGAACAGCTTATAA
- the LOC113040162 gene encoding tropomyosin alpha-4 chain-like isoform X3 — MTGVTSLDSVKRKIQTLQQQADDAEDRALVLQRELDNERELREKAEGDVAGLNRRIQLVEEELDRAQERLATALQKLEEAEKAADESERGMKVIENRAMKDEEKMEIQEMQLKEAKHIAEEADRKYEEVARKLVILEGELERAEERAEVAECKTSDLEEELKNVTNNFKSLEAQAEKYSEKEDKYEEEIKVLSDKLKEAETRAEFAERTVTKLEKSIDDLEEKLSSAKEENLGMHQVLDQTLQELNSL, encoded by the exons ATGACAGGTGTGACTTCTTTGGACTCAGTGAAGAGAAAGATCCAGACTTTGCAGCAGCAGGCGGATGACGCAGAAGATCGAGCTTTGGTTCTACAGCGCGAGCTGGACAATGAGCGCGAGCTCCGGGAGAAA GCTGAGGGTGATGTGGCGGGTCTGAACCGCAGGATTCAGCTGGTGGAGGAGGAACTGGATCGGGCTCAGGAGAGGCTGGCAACTGCACTGCAGAAACTGGAAGAGGCGGAGAAAGCAGCAGACGAGAGCGAGAG AGGCATGAAGGTCATCGAGAACCGTGCCATGAAGGACGAGGAGAAGATGGAGATCCAGGAGATGCAGCTGAAGGAGGCCAAACACATCGCCGAGGAGGCCGACCGCAAATACGAAGAG GTGGCCCGTAAACTGGTGATCCTCGAGGGGGAGCTGGAGCGAGCCGAGGAGAGAGCTGAAGTCGCCGAATG CAAAACTAGTGATTTAGAGGAGGAATTGAAAAACGTTACCAACAACTTTAAATCCCTAGAGGCTCAGGCAGAGAAA TACTCGGAAAAAGAAGACAAGTATGAAGAGGAAATTAAAGTTCTTAGTGACAAGCTGAAGGAG GCCGAGACCCGTGCAGAGTTTGCTGAGAGGACAGTGACCAAACTGGAAAAATCCATCGATGACCTGGAAG AAAAATTATCTTCTGCAAAGGAAGAAAACCTCGGAATGCATCAAGTGCTGGATCAGACACTTCAGGAGCTGAACAGCTTATAA
- the LOC113040161 gene encoding hematopoietic SH2 domain-containing protein homolog, with protein sequence MAVPLPNDSSNAAFDWFNEFQRSCILKNGIVPEWFHGIISRKAAEDMLMCKPPGYFLIRVGESRVGYTLSYRAEDRCRHFMIDVLHDNQYIIVGENTPFSSLHDLVAFHRRSPILPYNDLLTVACEQGDKNNYAELLFPQKKDKNPGQVEWMKCSTPTHTAHSNISERNPTPPAQNESFTQPTSLSARLYPSLETEMSSMNLQSTNQPTKPIPKPRTIFKSKTPTDDTPPQLPPRSCLPNRPQATADADRSQGMMPISSDRHHIPPDAPVEGRSQQKNHQPLNPVVMGLAQIKKKLKKSRSKENMYEEIVQDQENATFSALESSNMNPEQLEENDYQEILEKSTVEGRRASDGIPNSADRQLPLEYLNPPPFAPGY encoded by the exons ATGGCTGTGCCTTTACCGAATGACAGCAGCAATGCAGCGTTCGACTGGTTCAATGAATTCCAGCGCAGCTGCATTTTGAAGAATGGGATTGTTCCAGAATGGTTCCATGGAATCATATCCAGAAA GGCTGCGGAGGACATGTTGATGTGCAAACCTCCCGGTTACTTCCTCATTCGTGTTGGTGAGAGCAGGGTGGGTTATACATTATCTTATCG AGCTGAAGATCGCTGCAGACACTTCATGATTGACGTCTTGCATGATAACCAGTATATTATAGTGGGAGAAAACACACCCTTCTCTTCCCTCCATGACTTGGTGGCCTTTCATCGCAGAAGCCCCATTCTCCCCTACAATGACTTGCTCACTGTGGCCTGCGAACAG GGTGATAAAAATAACTACGCTGAGCTGTTGTTTCCtcaaaagaaagataaaaaccCTGGACAGGTTGAATGGATGAAATGTTCAACTCCAACACATACTGCTCATTCAAATATTTCTGAACGCAACCCAACTCCGCCGGCCCAAAACGAATCCTTTACGCAACCTACAAGTCTTTCTGCGAGACTGTATCCCAGCTTGGAGACAGAAATGAGCTCTATGAATCTACAGAGCACG AATCAGCCCACAAAGCCCATTCCGAAGCCTAGGACAATATTCAAATCCAAAACACCAACTGACGACACGCCACCACAGCTGCCTCCCAGATCATGCTTGCCCAATCGCCCGCAAGCCACCGCAGATGCTGACAGATCCCAAGGGATGATGCCGATAAGCTCCGATAGACATCATATCCCACCCGACGCACCCGTCGAAGGCCGTTCCCAACAGAAAAACCATCAACCATTGAATCCGGTGGTCATGGGACTGGCGCAAATCAAGAAAAAGCTTAAAAAGAGCCGCTCTAAGGAGAACATGTATGAGGAGATTGTTCAAGATCAAGAAAATGCAACTTTTTCTGCTTTGGAGAGTAGTAACATGAACCCTGAGCAACTGGAGGAAAATGACTATCAGGAAATACTTGAAAAATCCACAGTTGAAGGCCGTCGGGCATCTGATGGGATTCCCAACTCCGCAGATAGACAGTTACCTTTGGAGTACTTGAATCCACCTCCTTTTGCACCTGGTTACTAG